One window of the Bacteroidales bacterium genome contains the following:
- a CDS encoding succinate dehydrogenase/fumarate reductase iron-sulfur subunit: MKVKLNIWRQPDAQTKGKFVGYELDEINPEMSFLEMLDALNEKLIKKGEDPVAYEHDCREGICGSCGLFINGRPHGPEKEIATCQLHMRSFRDGQKIVVEPWRAGPFPVIKDLVVDRSAFDKIMEAGGFVSVDVGSAPEANQTPVKKVHAEKA, translated from the coding sequence ATATGGCGACAACCCGATGCACAAACCAAAGGTAAGTTCGTCGGCTACGAGCTTGACGAAATCAATCCGGAGATGTCGTTCCTGGAAATGCTCGATGCGCTTAATGAAAAGCTGATCAAAAAGGGAGAAGATCCTGTTGCTTATGAGCACGACTGCCGGGAAGGCATTTGCGGTTCCTGCGGATTGTTCATTAATGGCCGTCCCCATGGGCCGGAAAAAGAAATAGCCACATGCCAGCTCCATATGCGTTCGTTCCGTGACGGTCAGAAGATTGTTGTCGAACCCTGGAGAGCCGGACCATTTCCTGTGATTAAGGATCTGGTCGTCGATCGCAGTGCTTTTGACAAGATTATGGAAGCGGGAGGATTTGTCTCAGTAGATGTCGGTTCGGCACCTGAAGCCAATCAAACTCCGGTAAAGAAAGTTCATGCAGAGAAAGC